A stretch of the Medicago truncatula cultivar Jemalong A17 chromosome 5, MtrunA17r5.0-ANR, whole genome shotgun sequence genome encodes the following:
- the LOC11415706 gene encoding putative disease resistance protein RGA3: MAEAVIEVVLDNLSTLIQKELGLFLGVDRELKSLSSLLTTIKATLEDAEEKQFSNRAIKDWLLKLKDAAHVLDDILDECATKALEPEYKGFKYGPSQKVQSSCLSSLNPKNVAFRYKIAKKIKRIRERLDGIAEERSKFHLTEIVRERRCEVLDWRQTTSIITQPQVYGRDEDKSKIVDFLVDDASSFEDLSVYPIVGLGGLGKTTLAQIVFNHEKVVNYFELRIWVCVSEDFSLKRMTKAIIESTSGHACEDLELEPLQRKLLNLLQRKRYLLVLDDVWDDDQENWQRLRFVLACGGKGASILVTTRLSKVAAIMGTMPFHDISMLSETDCWELFKQRAFGPTEAERSDLAVIGKEIVKKCRGVPLAAKALGSLLRFKREEKEWRYVKESKLWNLQGENSVMPALRLSYLNLPVKLRQCFAFCALFPKDEIISKQFVIELWMANGFIPSNGMLEAEDIGNEAWNELYCRSFFQDTQTDDFGQIVYFTMHDLVHDLAQSITEEVCHITNDSGIPSMSEKIRHLSICRRDFFRNVCSIRLHNVESLKTCINYDDQLSPHVLRCYSLRVLDFERKEKLSSSIGRLKYLRYLNLSWGNFKTLPESLCTLWNLQILKLDYCQNLQKLPNSLVHLKALQRLYLRGCISLSSLPQHVRMLASLKTLTQYVVGKKKGFLLAELGQMNLQGDLHIENLERVKSVMDAAEANMSSKYVDKLELSWDRNEESQLQENVEEILEVLQPQTQQLRSLGVRGYTGSFFPEWMSSPTLKYLTSLQLVHCKSCLHLPHLGKLPSLKSLTVSNMSHVKYLDEESCNDGIAGGFICLEKLVLVKLPNLIILSRDDRENMLPHLSQFQIAECPKLLGLPFLPSLIDMRISGKCNTGLLSSIQKHVNLESLMFSGNEALTCFPDGMLRNLNSLKKIEIYSLSTLESFPTEIINLSAVQEIRITECENLKSLTDEVLQGLHSLKRLSIVKYQKFNQSESFQYLTCLEELVIQSCSEIEVLHESLQHMTSLQSLTLCDLPNLASIPDWLGNLSLLQELNISQCPKLTCLPMSIQCLTALKHLSIYSCNKLEKRCKEKTGEDWPKIAHIQCIVVKNIRMFYG; encoded by the coding sequence ATGGCTGAGGCTGTCATTGAAGTTGTCCTTGATAATTTGAGCACACTCATTCAGAAGGAGCTTGGCCTATTTCTAGGTGTCGATCGTGAATTGAAAAGTCTTTCCAGCTTGCTAACTACAATCAAGGCTACACTTGAAGATGCTGAGGAGAAGCAATTCTCAAACAGAGCTATCAAGGATTGGCTGCTTAAGCTCAAAGATGCTGCTCACGTCCTCGATGACATCTTGGACGAATGTGCCACCAAAGCACTAGAACCGGAGTACAAAGGATTCAAATATGGACCATCACAAAAGGTACAAAGCTCTTGCTTATCCTCTTTAAATCCTAAGAATGTTGCTTTCCGTTACAAAATTGCTAAGAAAATTAAGAGGATAAGGGAGAGATTGGATGGAATAGCTGAAGAAAGGAGTAAGTTTCATTTGACTGAGATAGTCAGAGAAAGGAGATGTGAAGTCCTTGACTGGCGACAAACCACCTCAATTATTACTCAACCTCAAGTTTATGGAAGAGATGAAGATAAGAGTAAAATTGTAGACTTTTTGGTTGATGATGCTTCTAGTTTTGAGGATTTATCAGTTTATCCAATTGTCGGTTTAGGTGGACTTGGGAAAACAACACTTGCCCAAATTGTGTTCAATCATGAGAAGGTAGTCAACTACTTTGAGCTAAGAATTTGGGTATGCGTTTCAGAAGATTTCAGTTTGAAGAGAATGACAAAAGCCATCATAGAATCTACATCTGGTCATGCTTGTGAGGATTTAGAGCTAGAGCCGCTGCAAagaaaacttttaaatttgctgcaaagaaaaagatatttgCTGGTGTTGGATGATGTGTGGGACGACGACCAAGAGAATTGGCAGAGATTGAGATTTGTATTGGCTTGTGGAGGCAAGGGTGCTTCGATTTTAGTAACCACTCGTCTTTCAAAGGTTGCAGCAATCATGGGAACAATGCCCTTTCATGATATATCAATGCTATCTGAGACTGATTGTTGGGAATTGTTTAAACAACGAGCATTTGGACCAACTGAGGCTGAACGGTCAGATCTTGCAGTCATAGGGAAAGAGATAGTAAAAAAGTGTAGGGGAGTCCCTCTCGCAGCAAAAGCACTGGGAAGTTTATTGCGGTTTAAACGAGAAGAAAAGGAATGGCGCTATGTCAAGGAAAGTAAGCTATGGAATTTACAAGGTGAGAATTCTGTCATGCCTGCGTTGAGATTAAGTTACTTGAATTTGCCGGTAAAATTGAGACAATGTTTTGCCTTTTGTGCACTATTTCCCAAGGATGAAATTATAAGCAAACAGTTTGTAATTGAGCTTTGGATGGCTAATGGATTTATTCCATCCAATGGAATGTTGGAAGCAGAAGATATTGGTAATGAAGCATGGAATGAATTATATTGTAGATCATTTTTTCAAGATACTCAGACAGATGATTTTGGACAAATTGTATATTTCACGATGCATGATCTTGTTCATGATCTTGCTCAATCTATCACAGAAGAGGTCTGTCACATTACAAATGATAGTGGCATACCTAGTATGTCTGAAAAAATCCGCCATCTCTCAATTTGTAGGAGGGACTTTTTTCGGAATGTTTGCTCAATCAGGTTACATAATGTTGAATCGTTAAAGACATGTATAAATTATGATGACCAACTTTCACCCCATGTATTGAGATGTTATTCTTTACGAGTGCTTGACttcgaaagaaaagaaaagttgtCGTCTTCAATTGGTCGTTTAAAATATCTAAGGTACTTGAATCTTTCTTGGGGAAATTTCAAAACTCTTCCAGAATCCTTATGTACGTTGTGGAATTTGCAGATTTTAAAGCTAGACTATTGTCAAAATCTCCAAAAGTTGCCTAATAGTCTGGTACACTTGAAAGCTCTACAACGTCTATATTTGAGAGGCTGCATTTCACTATCAAGCTTGCCCCAACATGTAAGGATGTTGGCATCCTTGAAAACTTTAACACAATACGTAGTTGGCAAGAAAAAAGGGTTTCTTTTAGCAGAATTAGGACAGATGAACCTTCAAGGAGACCTTCACATTGAGAACTTGGAGAGAGTTAAAAGTGTAATGGATGCCGCAGAAGCTAATATGTCAAGCAAGTACGTGGACAAGTTGGAATTGTCATGGGATAGAAATGAAGAATCACAATTACAGGAAAATGTTGAGGAGATTCTTGAAGTGCTTCAACCTCAAACTCAGCAACTTCGAAGTCTGGGTGTTAGAGGATATACCGGTTCCTTTTTCCCAGAATGGATGTCTAGTCCTACTCTGAAATATTTAACTAGTTTACAACTTGTGCATTGCAAAAGTTGTTTACACCTTCCGCATTTGGGGAAACTACCATCCCTAAAGAGTCTAACAGTATCTAACATGAGTCATGTAAAATACTTAGACGAGGAGTCATGCAATGATGGAATTGCAGGAGGTTTTATATGTCTTGAAAAACTGGTTCTAGTGAAGCTGCCAAACCTGATAATTTTATCAAGGGATGATAGAGAAAACATGCTCCCACACCTTTCTCAATTTCAAATTGCTGAATGTCCTAAATTGTTGGGCTTGCCTTTCCTTCCATCTCTCATTGATATGCGTATAAGCGGAAAATGCAACACGGGTTTACTAAGTTCAATTCAAAAACACGTTAATCTTGAATCCCTTATGTTCAGTGGCAATGAAGCACTAACTTGCTTTCCAGATGGGATGCTAAGAAACCtcaattccctaaaaaaaattgaaatttatagtCTTTCCACACTTGAAAGCTTCCCAACTGAAATCATTAACCTTAGTGCTGTCCAAGAAATACGTATTACTGAATGTGAAAATCTCAAGTCATTGACAGATGAAGTATTACAAGGGCTGCACTCTCTTAAGAGATTGAGTATTGTGAAGTACCAAAAGTTCAACCAATCTGAAAGTTTTCAATACCTCACTTGTCTTGAGGAATTGGTGATCCAAAGTTGTTCAGAAATAGAAGTTTTGCATGAGAGTTTACAACATATGACTTCCCTTCAATCGCTGACATTGTGTGATCTTCCAAATCTTGCATCCATACCTGACTGGTTAGGAAACCTAAGTTTGCTTCAAGAATTAAATATTTCTCAGTGTCCAAAGCTGACGTGCCTTCCCATGAGCATTCAATGCCTTACTGCTCTGAAACATTTGAGTATTTACAGTTGCAATAAGTTAGAGAAACGGTGTAAAGAGAAAACAGGTGAGGATTGGCCAAAAATAGCTCACATTCAATGCATTGTAGTAAAAAACATCAGAATGTTCTACGGATAA